In the genome of Opitutia bacterium KCR 482, one region contains:
- a CDS encoding RNA pseudouridine synthase — protein MDEKKPPHGSEFGEQAGLVDMDEFPTWIVYEDDNFLALNKPGWLVCHPSKNGPLSSLVGAAREYLKADVLHLVSRLDRETSGIVMLAKNKETASTAQKAMDGSGLVSKTYLALLEGRLAGCATVAQPLADDKKSLVAIKTCCAVQKPSAKKAITVFTPLSYSQTGGDYTLAEVKILTGRKHQIRVHAQWLGHCVVADKLYGHDETLYLDFAEKGFTPEMLKVLPMKRQALHAFEADFSRVFPNLVFRAPLQADFLQFMSERQIALPAKYDIAK, from the coding sequence ATGGACGAAAAAAAACCTCCGCACGGCTCGGAATTCGGCGAACAGGCGGGACTCGTCGATATGGACGAATTTCCGACTTGGATTGTCTACGAAGACGACAACTTTCTCGCGCTAAACAAACCGGGGTGGCTCGTATGCCACCCGTCGAAAAACGGTCCGCTGTCGAGCCTCGTGGGCGCGGCGCGGGAATACCTCAAAGCCGACGTGCTCCACCTCGTCAGCCGCCTCGACCGCGAGACGAGCGGGATTGTCATGCTAGCTAAAAACAAAGAAACCGCAAGCACCGCGCAAAAGGCGATGGACGGTAGCGGGCTTGTCTCAAAAACCTACCTCGCGCTCTTGGAGGGCAGACTCGCGGGCTGCGCGACGGTCGCCCAGCCGCTCGCCGACGACAAAAAATCGCTCGTGGCAATCAAGACATGCTGCGCCGTTCAAAAGCCGTCGGCGAAAAAGGCGATAACGGTTTTCACGCCGCTTTCGTACTCGCAAACGGGCGGCGACTACACCCTCGCGGAGGTCAAAATACTCACGGGGCGCAAGCATCAGATACGCGTCCACGCCCAGTGGCTGGGGCACTGCGTCGTTGCCGACAAGCTCTACGGACACGACGAAACCCTGTACCTCGACTTCGCCGAAAAGGGCTTCACGCCCGAAATGCTGAAGGTGCTTCCCATGAAGCGGCAGGCTCTGCATGCGTTCGAAGCGGATTTCTCGCGGGTGTTCCCGAACCTCGTTTTCCGCGCCCCGCTGCAAGCGGACTTCCTGCAATTCATGTCGGAAAGGCAAATCGCCCTACCCGCAAAATACGACATCGCAAAATAA
- the dapB gene encoding 4-hydroxy-tetrahydrodipicolinate reductase — MAFKILINGANGRMGHAIAATAKEAGMECVGCDLGDNAEDLIKDCDAAIDFSFRDATAPLAKLCAKYKIPLVIGTTGHSPEQRAEILECAKEIPIVWAGNYSLGVNLLNYLTKIAAKILDDSYDVEIVEMHHKHKKDAPSGTAEKLKEIVCKERGVGEDSVCYGRKGMVGERKAGEIGVHALRGGSVVGDHTVIFAADGERLELVHKAADRAVFSKGAVRAAQWLKGKPAGLYGMDDVLNLK, encoded by the coding sequence ATGGCTTTCAAAATTCTCATAAACGGCGCGAACGGGCGCATGGGACACGCAATCGCCGCAACAGCAAAAGAGGCGGGCATGGAATGCGTCGGGTGCGACTTGGGCGACAACGCCGAAGACCTCATCAAAGACTGCGACGCCGCGATAGACTTCTCTTTCCGCGACGCGACCGCGCCGCTTGCAAAACTCTGCGCAAAATACAAAATACCCCTCGTGATAGGCACAACGGGGCACTCGCCCGAACAGCGGGCGGAAATCCTCGAATGCGCGAAGGAAATCCCGATTGTGTGGGCGGGCAACTACTCGCTGGGCGTGAACCTTCTGAACTATTTGACGAAAATCGCCGCAAAAATTCTCGACGACTCCTACGACGTGGAAATCGTGGAAATGCACCACAAGCACAAAAAGGACGCGCCCAGCGGCACGGCGGAAAAGCTCAAAGAGATTGTCTGCAAGGAGCGCGGAGTCGGCGAAGACTCGGTTTGCTACGGGCGCAAGGGAATGGTCGGCGAGCGCAAGGCGGGCGAAATAGGCGTGCACGCGCTCCGCGGCGGAAGCGTCGTCGGAGACCACACCGTGATTTTCGCCGCCGACGGCGAACGCTTGGAGCTTGTCCACAAGGCCGCCGACAGGGCGGTGTTCTCGAAGGGCGCGGTTCGCGCGGCGCAGTGGCTGAAAGGCAAGCCCGCGGGACTCTACGGCATGGACGACGTTCTGAATTTGAAATAA
- the ruvA gene encoding Holliday junction branch migration protein RuvA has protein sequence MIVGIKGKLVSSSLFEAVVETGGIFYEVNIPLTTTELLPKTGSEVMLYTVAVYREDSQSLYGFASASDRDFFKTIVEKVSGIGPKTALNMMSRMSVATLRDSIKSGDVATLSKCPGIGKKTAERLVLELKGTLAGVSGSANAAAGGAENSNVSDAVAALAALGLKVSDADKCVRAAVQKLGADADTEALVKFALSK, from the coding sequence ATGATAGTCGGGATAAAAGGCAAACTGGTTTCGTCGTCCCTGTTCGAGGCGGTCGTTGAAACGGGCGGAATTTTCTACGAAGTGAACATTCCGCTTACAACTACGGAATTACTTCCGAAAACGGGAAGTGAAGTCATGCTGTACACGGTGGCGGTCTACCGCGAGGACTCGCAGTCGCTCTACGGGTTCGCGTCGGCGTCCGACAGGGACTTCTTCAAAACGATAGTCGAAAAAGTCTCCGGAATCGGGCCGAAAACCGCGCTGAACATGATGAGCAGAATGTCGGTCGCAACACTGCGCGATTCGATAAAATCGGGCGACGTCGCCACGCTCTCGAAATGCCCCGGAATAGGCAAAAAGACGGCGGAGCGGCTTGTGCTAGAATTGAAGGGAACTCTCGCGGGCGTTTCGGGGTCTGCAAACGCGGCGGCGGGCGGCGCGGAAAATTCGAACGTCTCCGACGCTGTCGCGGCTCTGGCGGCTCTGGGGCTGAAAGTTTCCGACGCCGACAAATGCGTCCGAGCGGCGGTGCAAAAACTGGGCGCGGACGCCGACACGGAAGCCCTCGTAAAATTCGCATTATCCAAGTAA
- a CDS encoding type II secretion system protein, with translation MKNLKKGFSVIEAVLFLAIIGLIAAVFVPAAVKIRKSVREDAISANVSKIVHAGQKYVVDKSVKTVDYKTLVSSKYIGELLPVAGESYDKIEISADGGKVSVDNPLGGKIEREY, from the coding sequence ATGAAGAATTTGAAAAAGGGATTTTCCGTCATAGAGGCGGTTCTGTTTCTTGCGATAATCGGTTTGATTGCGGCGGTGTTCGTTCCCGCGGCGGTTAAAATCCGCAAGTCGGTGCGCGAAGACGCGATTTCGGCGAACGTTTCGAAAATCGTCCACGCGGGTCAGAAATACGTCGTCGACAAGTCGGTAAAAACGGTTGACTACAAGACCCTCGTCTCGTCGAAATACATAGGCGAGCTTCTCCCCGTGGCGGGCGAGTCGTACGACAAAATCGAAATCTCCGCCGACGGCGGCAAGGTTTCGGTGGACAATCCGCTCGGCGGGAAAATCGAGCGCGAGTACTGA
- a CDS encoding ubiquinone/menaquinone biosynthesis methyltransferase, producing MNNGNKIADPDSREENSVKKMFSRVAPFYDAANRAMTFGLDVLWRRRLVRALFPRGAAGAKTVADIACGSGDVALEIAAKYPDAEIKCADFCKPMLEIAAKKFAKKRPYAKVEFVEADCENLPFGDAVFDGATISFGFRNFRNRPACLREIFRTLKPDARLCVLEVCRARGAFAAAQKIFMGKFVPLAASLCGGVRADYEYLAETTLAYPPREEIEKMFLDAGFESVSTRPMAFGLVAITAGQKGKK from the coding sequence ATGAATAACGGAAACAAAATAGCCGACCCCGACAGCCGCGAGGAAAACTCCGTAAAAAAAATGTTCTCCCGCGTTGCCCCGTTCTACGACGCCGCAAACCGCGCAATGACTTTCGGGCTCGACGTTCTCTGGCGCAGGCGGCTCGTCCGCGCCCTCTTCCCGCGCGGAGCGGCGGGCGCAAAGACGGTGGCGGACATCGCGTGCGGAAGCGGAGACGTCGCGCTGGAAATAGCCGCAAAATATCCCGACGCGGAAATAAAGTGCGCCGATTTCTGCAAGCCGATGCTCGAAATCGCCGCAAAAAAATTCGCAAAGAAACGCCCCTACGCGAAAGTCGAATTCGTCGAGGCGGACTGCGAAAATCTGCCTTTCGGCGACGCCGTTTTCGACGGCGCGACAATTTCGTTCGGCTTCCGGAATTTCAGAAACAGACCCGCATGCCTGCGCGAAATATTCCGAACGCTCAAACCCGACGCGCGGCTCTGCGTACTCGAAGTCTGCCGCGCGCGCGGCGCGTTTGCGGCGGCGCAAAAAATTTTCATGGGCAAATTCGTCCCCCTTGCGGCGTCGCTTTGCGGCGGCGTCAGGGCCGACTACGAATACCTTGCGGAGACAACGCTCGCATATCCGCCGAGGGAGGAAATTGAAAAAATGTTTCTCGACGCGGGCTTCGAGTCGGTCTCGACGCGCCCGATGGCGTTCGGACTTGTCGCGATTACGGCAGGGCAAAAAGGAAAAAAATAA
- the folD gene encoding bifunctional methylenetetrahydrofolate dehydrogenase/methenyltetrahydrofolate cyclohydrolase FolD codes for MPKIIDGNATAKSIHEELKAELANLKFGRRPCVAFIRVGEDPASVSYVKKKERVAGEIGIESRLHILPEDTKQEDLNALIDRLNNDDAVDAILIQAPLPKQLNERDTFNRVRADKDVDGFSNANLGFLCQEDSRAFVACTPAGIIELLKRAEVPTKGKRAVVIGRSLIVGKPMALLLMKKGADATVTVCHSRSENMKEICAQADILVAAVGRPNTVSADMVKDGACVIDVGINRVPSTETKSGYRLVGDVDFQNVAPKCSAITPVPGGVGPMTVAMLMKNTLAAYKRHMGVK; via the coding sequence ATGCCAAAAATTATCGACGGAAACGCGACGGCAAAAAGCATTCACGAAGAGCTTAAAGCCGAACTCGCAAACCTCAAATTCGGACGCCGCCCGTGCGTGGCGTTTATCCGCGTCGGCGAAGACCCCGCGTCGGTCTCGTACGTCAAGAAGAAGGAGCGCGTTGCCGGCGAAATCGGAATCGAAAGCCGCCTCCACATTCTCCCCGAAGACACCAAGCAGGAAGACCTCAACGCGCTCATCGACAGGCTCAACAACGACGACGCCGTAGACGCAATTCTCATACAGGCGCCGCTTCCCAAACAGCTCAACGAGCGCGACACGTTCAACCGCGTCCGCGCCGACAAAGACGTTGACGGATTCAGCAACGCAAACCTCGGCTTCCTCTGTCAGGAAGACTCACGCGCGTTCGTGGCGTGCACGCCCGCGGGCATTATAGAGCTTCTCAAACGCGCCGAAGTACCCACAAAGGGCAAACGCGCGGTGGTAATCGGGCGCAGCCTCATCGTCGGCAAACCCATGGCTCTGCTGCTGATGAAAAAGGGCGCGGACGCAACCGTTACGGTCTGCCACTCGCGCAGCGAAAACATGAAGGAAATCTGCGCCCAGGCGGACATTCTCGTCGCGGCGGTGGGACGCCCCAACACGGTTTCCGCCGACATGGTAAAGGACGGCGCGTGCGTTATCGACGTAGGCATAAACCGCGTGCCCTCGACGGAAACGAAGTCAGGGTACAGGCTTGTGGGCGACGTCGATTTCCAGAACGTCGCGCCGAAATGCTCGGCGATTACCCCCGTCCCCGGGGGAGTCGGACCGATGACGGTTGCGATGCTCATGAAGAACACGCTCGCCGCCTACAAACGCCACATGGGCGTGAAATAA
- a CDS encoding class I SAM-dependent methyltransferase: MDGMDAKEQFAKISAQYDSQRRNLIPDFDGFYGAAVDALELPANARVADLGAGTGILAAFVARKFPDAELELVDISDKMLDIAKKRFEGNPRASFVLSDFASWKPRGKYTAVVSALAIHHIEDGAKRSLYKKIFDALDDGGVFVNAEQILGATPQAVEKNAAAREEIMQKFMTPAETEVARERLKCDRCATLSDNLEMLADAGFAEVGARFENLDFAVLCAKKFVLQSE, from the coding sequence ATGGACGGCATGGACGCAAAGGAGCAGTTTGCAAAAATTTCGGCGCAGTACGATTCGCAACGCCGAAACCTAATTCCCGATTTCGACGGATTCTACGGCGCGGCGGTGGACGCGCTCGAACTCCCCGCGAACGCGCGGGTAGCCGACCTCGGCGCGGGCACGGGAATACTCGCGGCGTTTGTCGCGCGGAAATTTCCCGACGCCGAATTGGAGCTTGTAGACATCTCCGACAAAATGCTCGACATCGCAAAAAAACGCTTTGAGGGCAACCCCCGCGCGTCGTTTGTTCTGTCCGACTTTGCGTCGTGGAAGCCGCGCGGCAAGTACACGGCGGTCGTCTCCGCGCTCGCAATCCACCACATCGAAGACGGCGCGAAAAGGTCGCTCTACAAAAAAATCTTCGACGCCCTCGACGACGGCGGCGTGTTCGTCAACGCCGAGCAGATTCTTGGCGCGACTCCCCAAGCGGTCGAGAAAAACGCGGCGGCGCGTGAGGAAATCATGCAAAAATTCATGACGCCCGCCGAGACGGAAGTCGCGCGGGAACGCCTCAAATGCGACAGGTGCGCGACGCTTTCGGACAACCTCGAAATGCTCGCCGACGCGGGCTTTGCCGAAGTCGGCGCGCGCTTCGAAAACCTCGATTTTGCCGTGCTTTGCGCAAAAAAGTTCGTCTTGCAATCGGAATAA
- a CDS encoding AAA family ATPase, with protein MNTDKPENNPDEKPKPENPLEELKKQLEGIFGGKPVKVEFGEIPFGAQSEQGERPADPADDSEEVLKRIREFSMKPREIRDYLNRYVVKQDEAKKVLSVAICDHYNHVRRCLENPDVKELEYGKQNILILGPTGVGKTYLMRTIAKLIGVPFVKADATKFSETGYVGADVEDLVRNLVKTANGNVDVAQYGIVYIDEIDKIAGRGDFGGKDVSGRGVQINLLKLMEESNVNVVGPQDMMGQMQMAMSARGGKKPKRTINTRHILFIVSGAFDKLGESIAKRMNRGTIGFASDSDFDKNADNSDYLKFAETSDFIKYGFEAEFIGRLPVRVACEALKPDDIADILVSSEGSILKQYREDFAGYGIDFSITPEAVKAISNLAYLEKTGARGLMTVLERTLRDYKFELPSSGIKSFELNTRTVENPKETLKELLVDNGDLIRDSMLADIEKFAASFREKTGFGLKLDDGAKRALVSESVENDKSVSAVCERVFKDFKHGLAIVSRNTGETEFAISADCVGNPDKFLSDMVVRSFGKKSNE; from the coding sequence ATGAACACCGACAAGCCCGAAAACAACCCCGACGAAAAACCGAAGCCCGAAAATCCGCTCGAAGAGTTGAAGAAACAGCTCGAAGGAATTTTCGGCGGCAAGCCCGTGAAAGTCGAATTCGGGGAGATTCCGTTCGGGGCGCAATCCGAACAGGGAGAACGCCCCGCAGACCCCGCGGACGACTCGGAGGAAGTGCTCAAACGCATTCGCGAGTTCTCCATGAAGCCGCGCGAAATACGCGACTACCTCAACCGCTACGTCGTCAAGCAGGACGAGGCCAAAAAGGTGCTTTCGGTCGCAATCTGCGACCACTACAACCACGTCCGCCGCTGCCTCGAAAACCCCGACGTCAAAGAGCTTGAATACGGCAAGCAAAACATTCTCATACTTGGGCCTACGGGCGTCGGCAAAACATACCTCATGCGGACAATCGCAAAGCTCATCGGCGTGCCGTTCGTCAAGGCTGACGCAACGAAGTTCTCGGAAACGGGATACGTCGGCGCGGACGTTGAGGACCTTGTGCGCAACTTGGTGAAGACCGCAAACGGCAACGTGGACGTGGCGCAGTACGGCATAGTCTACATCGACGAAATCGACAAAATCGCGGGGCGCGGCGACTTCGGCGGCAAGGACGTTTCGGGGCGCGGCGTGCAGATAAACCTCCTCAAACTCATGGAGGAATCGAACGTAAACGTAGTCGGCCCGCAGGACATGATGGGGCAAATGCAGATGGCAATGAGCGCGCGCGGCGGCAAAAAGCCCAAGCGCACAATCAACACGCGCCACATTCTGTTCATCGTAAGCGGCGCGTTCGACAAGCTGGGCGAGTCAATCGCAAAGCGCATGAACCGCGGCACAATCGGCTTCGCGTCGGACTCCGACTTCGACAAAAACGCCGACAATTCCGACTACCTGAAATTCGCCGAAACAAGCGACTTCATCAAATACGGGTTCGAGGCGGAATTCATCGGCAGACTCCCCGTGCGCGTCGCCTGCGAAGCCCTAAAACCCGACGACATCGCCGACATTCTTGTGTCGTCGGAAGGCTCGATTTTGAAGCAGTACCGCGAGGATTTTGCGGGCTACGGCATAGATTTTTCGATAACCCCCGAAGCGGTCAAGGCAATCTCGAACCTCGCGTACCTCGAAAAAACGGGCGCGCGCGGGCTGATGACAGTGCTCGAACGCACCCTGCGCGACTACAAATTCGAGCTGCCGTCGTCGGGCATAAAAAGCTTCGAGCTTAACACGCGCACGGTCGAAAACCCGAAGGAGACGCTCAAAGAGCTGCTCGTGGACAACGGCGATTTGATTCGCGACTCAATGCTTGCCGACATCGAAAAGTTCGCCGCGTCGTTCCGCGAAAAGACGGGCTTCGGGCTGAAACTCGACGACGGCGCAAAACGTGCGCTCGTCTCCGAGTCGGTCGAAAACGACAAGTCGGTGTCGGCGGTCTGCGAAAGGGTTTTCAAGGATTTCAAACACGGGCTTGCGATTGTATCGCGCAACACGGGCGAGACGGAATTCGCAATCTCCGCCGACTGCGTGGGCAACCCCGACAAGTTTTTGTCGGACATGGTGGTGCGCTCCTTCGGAAAAAAATCGAATGAATAA
- a CDS encoding Gfo/Idh/MocA family oxidoreductase, whose translation MERRDFVKTSAILGAAAALPRFSYAQIKGSDRIKVGLIGCGGRGTGATCNMIEADQNVKVVAMADLFADKLPNAKKKIKDFCDKKFKAQSDEIFNPSTVKTFTGWDCCEQLLKEDVDLVIEATPPVFRTPHFAQIVEAGKHAFLEKPACVDITQAREIRELSKKAKEKGMCIVTGNQRRHSAAYQDVMKRIHDGEIGEILAAQCYWNGAYYVGGYTGWEDLGFDSTEYQIRKWGAFIWTSGDQIVEQHVHNLDVIMWALGDNRFPVELRAWGGRSADADLPSPQYGDRFTHCVVDYDFGEGVRLMSSCSQERKTSGEVGERVVGSKATLVTSGGRCRFIDRKGKTIYANTQEIINPYVAEHKFLLDAIRNGRRVNTLDTLLGSNLIAIAGRMSAFSGKKFKYGWMEAKSKESLAPKEWKFEKRQVSVPVPGKYELA comes from the coding sequence ATGGAAAGACGCGATTTTGTAAAAACATCGGCAATTCTCGGCGCGGCGGCGGCTCTGCCGCGTTTCAGCTACGCGCAAATCAAAGGCAGCGACCGCATCAAGGTGGGGCTTATCGGCTGCGGCGGCCGCGGCACGGGCGCGACATGCAACATGATTGAGGCCGACCAAAACGTAAAGGTCGTCGCGATGGCGGACTTGTTTGCCGACAAGCTCCCCAACGCCAAGAAGAAAATCAAGGACTTCTGCGACAAGAAATTCAAGGCGCAGTCCGACGAAATCTTCAACCCCTCGACCGTAAAAACTTTCACGGGCTGGGACTGCTGCGAACAGCTCCTTAAAGAGGACGTAGACTTGGTTATTGAAGCCACTCCGCCCGTGTTTCGCACGCCGCACTTCGCGCAAATCGTCGAAGCGGGCAAGCACGCGTTCCTCGAAAAGCCCGCATGCGTAGACATCACGCAGGCGCGCGAAATCAGGGAGCTTTCCAAGAAGGCGAAGGAAAAGGGAATGTGCATTGTAACGGGCAACCAGCGCCGCCACTCCGCCGCGTATCAGGACGTCATGAAGCGCATTCACGACGGCGAAATCGGCGAAATCCTCGCCGCGCAGTGCTACTGGAACGGCGCGTACTACGTCGGCGGCTACACGGGCTGGGAAGACCTCGGCTTCGACTCCACCGAATACCAAATCCGCAAGTGGGGCGCGTTTATCTGGACTTCGGGAGACCAAATCGTCGAACAGCACGTCCACAACCTCGACGTCATCATGTGGGCGTTGGGCGACAACCGCTTCCCCGTGGAACTCCGCGCGTGGGGCGGCAGAAGCGCCGACGCCGACCTTCCCTCGCCCCAGTACGGCGACAGGTTCACGCACTGCGTTGTAGACTACGACTTCGGCGAAGGCGTAAGGCTCATGAGCTCGTGCAGTCAGGAGCGCAAGACTTCGGGCGAAGTCGGCGAGCGCGTGGTAGGCTCGAAAGCAACTTTGGTGACATCGGGCGGCAGGTGCAGATTCATCGACCGCAAGGGCAAGACAATCTACGCCAACACGCAGGAAATCATAAACCCCTACGTCGCCGAACACAAGTTCCTGCTCGACGCAATCCGCAACGGACGCCGCGTAAACACGCTCGACACCCTGCTGGGCTCGAACCTGATTGCAATCGCGGGGCGCATGAGCGCGTTCTCGGGCAAGAAGTTCAAGTACGGCTGGATGGAGGCGAAGTCGAAGGAAAGCCTCGCCCCGAAGGAATGGAAGTTCGAAAAACGCCAAGTTTCCGTTCCCGTCCCCGGAAAATACGAGCTTGCGTAA
- a CDS encoding RsmG family class I SAM-dependent methyltransferase, producing MPDPFEKLPNLSDGKRAKLLEFAALLREVNTKVNLLSRKDMDDVEYRHVAFCASISEFFKPADGARIADVGSGGGLPGIVMAVLYPNAFVEMFDGVGKKIAMVNEMISALGLSNAYAHHARIEEYKDSFDYATGRSVCTLPMFFGFVKKRLKRGSNGNLKNGVIYFKGGEFEPELAARKILPDAELDLQKFFGDDRFEGKRIVHFPTESVLKI from the coding sequence ATGCCCGACCCTTTCGAAAAGCTCCCGAACCTTTCCGACGGCAAACGCGCAAAACTGCTTGAATTCGCCGCCCTCCTGCGCGAAGTCAACACAAAGGTGAACCTGCTTTCGCGCAAGGATATGGACGACGTCGAATATCGCCACGTGGCGTTCTGCGCGTCCATTTCGGAGTTTTTCAAACCCGCCGACGGCGCGAGAATCGCCGACGTAGGCTCTGGCGGCGGGCTTCCCGGAATCGTCATGGCTGTGCTCTACCCCAACGCGTTTGTCGAAATGTTCGACGGCGTGGGCAAGAAAATCGCGATGGTGAACGAAATGATTTCAGCCCTCGGACTTTCCAACGCGTACGCGCACCACGCGCGAATCGAGGAATACAAAGACTCTTTCGACTACGCGACGGGGCGTTCGGTCTGCACGCTGCCGATGTTTTTCGGCTTCGTGAAAAAACGCCTCAAACGCGGGAGCAACGGCAACCTGAAAAACGGCGTAATCTACTTCAAGGGCGGCGAGTTTGAGCCCGAACTTGCCGCGCGGAAAATCCTGCCCGACGCCGAGCTTGACCTGCAAAAATTCTTCGGCGACGACCGCTTTGAGGGCAAGCGCATAGTCCACTTCCCGACGGAGTCGGTGCTGAAAATTTAG
- a CDS encoding Mrp/NBP35 family ATP-binding protein — protein MTKEEILNTLKAVKYPPYSKDIVSFGMVKYVKTDGSRAEVRIFTGGEKEAAKKVVLEATKVLEAAYPNAKFDVVLLAEDPAKAQAPAPKNETLAGVKMKIAVASGKGGVGKSTVAVNLAKALAEIFSKGGEARVGLMDCDIHGPSAAILMGEKVFPSVTPDEKIVPPTIDGIKVMSMGMLVDDDQPLIWRGPMVTSAIKQFAEQSEWGELDAMVIDLPPGTGDAVLSVVQIIPLDGALIVSTSNKLAATTAARGAMVFEKSGVRILGVLENMAYFQMPDGSKEYVFGEGFADEAARKLGTEVVARIPIDKSLQSGNPSGASRKIFLELARRISDALKK, from the coding sequence ATGACAAAAGAGGAAATTTTAAACACGCTCAAAGCGGTAAAATACCCGCCCTACTCGAAGGACATAGTGTCGTTCGGAATGGTAAAATACGTCAAGACCGACGGCTCGCGCGCGGAAGTGCGCATATTCACGGGCGGCGAAAAGGAGGCGGCGAAAAAGGTCGTCTTGGAGGCGACGAAAGTTCTCGAAGCCGCATACCCGAACGCGAAGTTCGACGTGGTTCTACTTGCGGAAGACCCCGCAAAGGCGCAGGCTCCCGCGCCTAAAAACGAAACGCTCGCGGGCGTCAAAATGAAAATCGCGGTGGCGTCGGGCAAGGGCGGCGTCGGCAAGAGCACGGTCGCGGTGAACCTCGCAAAGGCGCTGGCGGAAATCTTTTCGAAAGGCGGCGAAGCGCGGGTCGGGCTGATGGATTGCGACATTCACGGGCCGAGCGCGGCGATTCTGATGGGCGAAAAAGTCTTCCCGTCAGTCACCCCCGACGAGAAAATCGTGCCGCCGACAATCGACGGAATCAAGGTGATGTCGATGGGCATGCTTGTTGATGACGACCAGCCGCTAATCTGGCGCGGGCCGATGGTCACAAGCGCAATCAAGCAGTTCGCCGAACAGTCCGAATGGGGAGAGCTTGACGCAATGGTAATAGACCTACCCCCCGGCACGGGCGACGCCGTGCTGAGCGTTGTGCAAATCATTCCGCTCGACGGCGCGCTGATTGTAAGCACCTCAAACAAGCTCGCCGCGACAACCGCCGCAAGGGGCGCAATGGTCTTCGAAAAAAGCGGCGTGAGGATTTTGGGAGTGCTCGAAAACATGGCGTATTTCCAAATGCCCGACGGCTCGAAGGAATACGTTTTCGGAGAGGGATTCGCCGACGAGGCCGCGCGGAAGCTCGGAACGGAAGTCGTGGCGAGGATACCGATAGACAAAAGCCTGCAAAGCGGAAATCCGTCGGGGGCGTCGCGCAAGATTTTCCTCGAACTCGCGCGCAGAATTTCCGACGCGCTCAAAAAGTAG
- the ndk gene encoding nucleoside-diphosphate kinase, translated as MKERTFVIFKPDCIEKRLVPEVLSKFLKSGLDIAACKMVRLDEKILEEHYAHIVGKPYYPPLVKFMMRSPVILAVLEGTDAVAKVRRLLGPTDSCKAPAGTIRGDFGDDTRENIAHASDSPENAEIEIKRFFKPEEIF; from the coding sequence ATGAAAGAAAGAACCTTTGTAATTTTCAAACCCGACTGCATCGAAAAACGCCTCGTTCCCGAAGTGCTCTCGAAATTCCTCAAATCTGGGCTGGACATCGCCGCGTGCAAAATGGTCAGGCTCGACGAGAAAATCCTCGAAGAACACTACGCGCACATCGTGGGCAAGCCCTACTACCCGCCGCTTGTGAAATTCATGATGCGCAGCCCCGTGATACTCGCGGTGCTCGAAGGCACCGACGCGGTCGCAAAAGTCCGCAGGCTGCTCGGCCCGACGGACTCGTGCAAAGCCCCCGCGGGCACGATTCGCGGAGACTTCGGCGACGACACCCGCGAAAACATCGCCCACGCCTCCGACTCTCCCGAAAACGCGGAAATCGAAATCAAACGCTTCTTCAAGCCCGAAGAAATTTTCTAA